A stretch of Myroides oncorhynchi DNA encodes these proteins:
- a CDS encoding ankyrin repeat domain-containing protein, which translates to MKMIRRIAILFFIGFIGGVAMACNTSDESLNHSDEVVDMKEVSLFTAIKNNNLTAVKQLIESEVDIEQRNEKGETPLMYAVYLERNAIGKILIESGADVNAQDKVLNSPFLYAGAEGNLEIVQLSLENGANFSVFNRYNGSALIPAAEKGHVEVVKLLVNYPDYPIDHINRLGWTALIEAIVLSNGGAVHIQIVDELIKGGVNVNIPDADGITPLQHAQQRNYTSIVKLLKTAGGK; encoded by the coding sequence ATGAAAATGATAAGAAGAATAGCTATACTATTTTTTATAGGCTTTATTGGAGGTGTGGCTATGGCTTGTAACACGTCAGATGAAAGTTTAAATCACTCAGATGAAGTAGTAGATATGAAGGAAGTATCTTTATTTACCGCAATTAAGAATAATAATCTTACTGCTGTTAAACAGCTTATAGAAAGTGAGGTTGATATCGAGCAGCGCAACGAGAAGGGGGAAACACCTTTAATGTATGCGGTGTATTTGGAACGCAATGCTATTGGTAAAATACTAATAGAGTCTGGAGCAGATGTCAATGCACAAGATAAAGTGTTAAACAGTCCTTTTTTGTATGCTGGTGCTGAAGGTAATTTAGAAATAGTACAGTTGTCTTTAGAAAATGGTGCAAATTTTAGCGTATTTAATCGTTATAATGGTAGTGCTCTTATACCTGCAGCAGAAAAAGGTCATGTAGAGGTAGTTAAGTTACTTGTTAATTATCCTGATTATCCCATTGATCATATCAATAGATTAGGATGGACAGCGTTAATAGAGGCTATTGTACTTAGCAATGGTGGAGCTGTACACATCCAAATCGTAGATGAACTTATCAAAGGAGGAGTGAACGTAAATATACCTGATGCAGATGGAATAACTCCTCTGCAACATGCTCAGCAAAGAAATTATACCAGTATAGTTAAACTACTTAAGACTGCTGGTGGAAAATAA
- a CDS encoding helix-turn-helix domain-containing protein gives MNTNIKIQTLSTSTILGEETSDITLFKHIEKGRNDLLSPHKHDFYFIFFVEKGGGYHDIDFERLEVVDYQVFFLRPQQVHYWLLENHTVGFQLMFSPTILQSLNTTYSPLAYFQLGAPNQMRLSKEAFEQYKTDLEELEHRLGKDQIIDREISLLSFHLLLKHLHKHFLSYHGAVNPQGIDKNIVQFEELLEIHFKEQSGVAFYAEKLKITPNYLNILCKKVLGTNAGSLVQNRLLLEAKRLLTTTNISVKEIAFSLSFNDTSYFNNFFKKQLGVTPGEFRSSYKKSNNL, from the coding sequence GTGAATACAAATATAAAGATACAGACATTGTCTACTTCTACTATTTTAGGAGAAGAGACTTCGGATATTACCTTATTTAAACATATAGAAAAAGGTAGAAACGATCTATTATCTCCACATAAACACGATTTCTATTTTATCTTTTTTGTAGAAAAAGGAGGGGGATACCACGATATTGATTTTGAACGATTAGAAGTAGTAGACTATCAAGTGTTTTTCTTAAGACCACAGCAAGTACATTATTGGTTATTAGAGAATCACACTGTTGGTTTTCAACTTATGTTTTCTCCTACTATACTACAATCGTTAAACACTACTTACAGCCCATTGGCTTACTTTCAATTAGGGGCTCCAAATCAAATGCGCTTGTCTAAAGAAGCATTTGAACAATATAAGACTGACTTAGAAGAGTTAGAGCATAGGTTAGGTAAAGATCAGATAATAGATAGGGAGATCTCTCTTTTGTCTTTTCACTTGCTATTAAAGCATTTACATAAACACTTCTTAAGCTATCATGGTGCAGTTAATCCTCAGGGTATTGATAAGAATATAGTACAGTTCGAAGAGTTGTTAGAAATACATTTTAAAGAACAAAGCGGAGTAGCTTTTTATGCAGAGAAATTAAAAATAACACCGAATTATCTGAATATACTTTGTAAAAAAGTATTAGGAACTAATGCTGGATCGCTTGTCCAAAATAGACTTTTATTAGAAGCTAAAAGATTATTAACTACGACTAATATCTCGGTAAAGGAAATAGCTTTCTCACTGTCTTTTAATGATACGAGTTATTTTAATAACTTTTTTAAGAAACAGTTAGGTGTTACTCCTGGAGAATTTAGGTCTAGTTATAAAAAATCCAATAATCTATAA
- a CDS encoding EamA family transporter, translated as MKKNKTASAVSAALTSMMCVQGGASVAKQLFPVVGATGTTALRIGISAILLNIINRPKISKFSKKEWMYCGLFGGSIALMNMIFYLAIQRIPLGLGVTIEFIGPLFLALFLSRKLLDIVWALFACAGILLIVPWQTNNVDIIGLGLAATAGVFWACYIVMGSKVSKEMNTNHAVSVGLVFATLIVVPVALFSGGLENLTWSSLGLGVLVAVLSSALPFSLDLIALKQLPAKTFSILTSLQPAFAAMSGLLFLKEHLTFIQWISIACVITASVGSTIFSTKKEG; from the coding sequence ATGAAAAAAAACAAAACAGCGTCTGCAGTTTCTGCTGCCTTAACCTCTATGATGTGTGTGCAAGGAGGAGCATCTGTAGCCAAGCAATTATTTCCAGTAGTAGGTGCTACAGGTACTACTGCACTGCGAATAGGAATATCAGCTATCTTACTTAATATCATCAACAGACCTAAGATCTCTAAATTCTCTAAAAAAGAATGGATGTATTGTGGTTTATTTGGAGGATCGATCGCTTTAATGAATATGATATTTTATCTAGCAATACAGCGTATCCCACTAGGATTAGGAGTTACAATCGAATTTATAGGTCCATTATTTTTAGCCTTATTCTTATCGCGAAAACTATTAGATATTGTATGGGCATTGTTTGCCTGTGCAGGAATATTACTTATCGTACCCTGGCAAACCAATAATGTAGATATTATAGGTCTAGGATTAGCTGCTACAGCAGGGGTATTCTGGGCATGTTATATAGTGATGGGAAGTAAAGTCTCTAAAGAGATGAATACGAATCACGCTGTATCAGTAGGATTAGTTTTTGCTACCCTTATTGTCGTTCCAGTAGCATTATTTAGTGGCGGACTAGAAAACCTAACATGGAGCAGTTTAGGTCTAGGTGTATTAGTTGCAGTTCTATCTAGTGCATTGCCTTTCTCATTAGACCTAATCGCTTTAAAACAATTACCTGCTAAAACCTTTAGTATCTTGACAAGTTTACAGCCTGCTTTTGCAGCGATGTCAGGACTGTTATTCTTAAAGGAACATTTGACTTTCATACAGTGGATATCTATTGCCTGTGTCATCACAGCTAGTGTAGGTTCTACCATTTTTAGTACTAAGAAAGAAGGTTAG
- a CDS encoding DUF6266 family protein yields MEKVGTVVGVQWIDKKILRSLPTSNGKPASEKQLLQRAKLTLVSRFLKTLKPFINSHISPIQGKKSMPTGTDQASSILLKQGLEVIDNTPYLLLNKVTVALGILPVTHFKEIKLTEDKQVYLQWEDNSHNSLTNANDLLSVVFFHNQKNAFHIVENIGQREDEQGIVSLPKD; encoded by the coding sequence ATCGAAAAAGTAGGTACTGTAGTAGGAGTACAATGGATAGATAAAAAAATCTTGCGCTCTCTACCAACGTCAAATGGCAAACCTGCATCAGAAAAACAGCTACTACAAAGAGCTAAACTCACTTTAGTATCGCGTTTCTTAAAAACACTAAAACCATTTATTAATAGTCACATTTCCCCTATTCAAGGAAAAAAGAGTATGCCTACAGGGACGGATCAGGCTAGTTCTATATTATTAAAACAAGGTTTAGAGGTCATAGATAATACCCCTTATCTTCTTCTTAATAAGGTAACCGTGGCTTTAGGAATATTACCTGTTACTCACTTTAAAGAGATAAAACTGACAGAGGATAAGCAAGTATATCTACAATGGGAAGACAATAGTCACAATAGCTTAACAAACGCAAATGACCTATTATCTGTTGTCTTTTTTCACAATCAAAAGAATGCATTTCACATCGTTGAAAATATTGGTCAGCGTGAAGACGAACAAGGAATTGTCTCTCTTCCTAAAGATTAG
- the bshA gene encoding N-acetyl-alpha-D-glucosaminyl L-malate synthase BshA — protein MKIAIVCYPTFGGSGVVATELGLELAKRNHEVHFITYSQPVRLALLNPNIYYHEVNVPEYPLFHYQPYELALSSKLVDMVKLFKIDVLHVHYAIPHAYAGYMAKQMLKEQGINLPMITTLHGTDITLVGNHPNYKSAVSFSINNSDYVTSVSESLKQSTHCLFGTEKEIHVIPNFIEVKEMDCDDTPCKRSAMAGKDEVIITHISNFRKVKRIEDVVSIFYGIQKERPAKLMLVGDGPEKERAERQALELGIYDKIIFFGNSNEIEHILSYSDLFLLPSETESFGLAALEAMAMGVPVISSNTGGLPEVNEPGISGYLSDVGDVEDMVANSLKILKDHDTLCGFKQRAREVAKKFSIDKVLPLYEEIYNAAIAKK, from the coding sequence ATGAAAATAGCCATCGTATGCTATCCTACCTTTGGAGGTAGTGGTGTAGTAGCCACTGAATTAGGATTAGAATTAGCAAAAAGAAATCACGAGGTGCATTTTATTACTTATAGTCAACCTGTACGTTTAGCTCTGCTAAACCCTAATATATACTATCACGAAGTAAATGTACCCGAGTACCCATTATTCCATTATCAGCCTTATGAACTTGCCTTGTCAAGTAAGTTAGTAGATATGGTTAAATTATTTAAGATAGATGTACTTCACGTACATTATGCTATTCCTCACGCTTATGCAGGGTATATGGCAAAGCAAATGTTGAAAGAACAAGGTATCAACTTGCCAATGATTACAACACTACACGGAACGGATATTACGTTAGTAGGGAATCATCCTAACTACAAGTCAGCTGTGAGTTTTAGTATCAATAATTCAGACTATGTTACTTCTGTATCTGAGTCATTAAAGCAGTCTACACATTGTTTGTTTGGTACAGAGAAAGAGATACATGTGATTCCTAACTTTATTGAAGTGAAAGAGATGGACTGTGATGATACTCCATGTAAACGCAGTGCAATGGCAGGAAAAGACGAAGTCATTATCACGCATATCAGTAACTTTAGAAAAGTAAAGCGCATAGAAGATGTAGTCTCTATATTCTACGGTATTCAGAAAGAAAGACCTGCCAAACTAATGTTAGTAGGGGATGGTCCTGAGAAAGAGCGTGCAGAGCGTCAAGCCTTAGAATTAGGTATTTATGATAAGATTATCTTCTTTGGCAACAGTAACGAAATAGAGCATATCTTATCTTATTCTGACTTGTTCTTATTACCATCTGAGACAGAGAGTTTCGGTCTTGCTGCACTAGAAGCAATGGCGATGGGTGTACCTGTTATCTCAAGTAATACAGGGGGACTTCCAGAAGTGAACGAACCAGGTATCTCAGGGTATTTAAGTGATGTAGGGGATGTCGAAGATATGGTCGCTAACTCACTAAAAATATTAAAAGATCACGATACATTATGTGGGTTTAAACAACGTGCACGTGAAGTAGCGAAGAAGTTTAGTATCGATAAGGTATTGCCATTATATGAAGAGATTTACAACGCAGCGATTGCGAAGAAGTAA
- a CDS encoding suppressor of fused domain protein, with amino-acid sequence MTVEEYKQNYNEEDPVGWDAISDHLEKLYGEQQPEHFGNAIPYSLGGENPLDGLSVYKSEKQTDHFHITTFGFSDLYYNEEGVNNNYSGYGFEMTMRLKRQGDENIHWAMNLMNNLAKYVFNSGKWFEEFHFIPVNGPIRLDYDTDLVAIAFVRDPELGSLDTPNGRVDFLQMVGITQKELDILLENPMTTETEKLIEQLRQDNPLLITDLDRK; translated from the coding sequence ATGACTGTAGAAGAATACAAACAAAATTATAATGAAGAAGATCCTGTGGGATGGGACGCTATCTCTGATCACTTAGAAAAACTATACGGAGAACAACAGCCTGAGCATTTCGGTAATGCTATTCCTTATTCTTTAGGAGGAGAGAATCCATTAGACGGGCTGAGTGTATATAAAAGCGAGAAACAGACTGACCACTTTCATATTACTACTTTTGGTTTCTCTGATTTGTATTACAACGAAGAAGGAGTAAACAATAATTACAGTGGATATGGTTTTGAGATGACAATGCGTTTAAAGAGGCAAGGTGATGAAAATATCCATTGGGCAATGAACCTAATGAACAACTTAGCGAAATATGTATTCAACTCAGGTAAGTGGTTTGAAGAGTTTCACTTTATTCCGGTTAATGGCCCTATTCGATTAGACTATGATACCGATTTAGTAGCTATCGCTTTTGTAAGAGATCCAGAATTAGGCTCTTTAGATACTCCTAATGGACGTGTTGATTTCTTACAAATGGTGGGAATTACACAGAAAGAATTAGATATCTTATTAGAGAATCCTATGACTACAGAGACAGAAAAGTTAATCGAACAGTTGCGTCAAGATAATCCTTTGTTGATTACAGATCTTGATAGGAAATAG
- a CDS encoding DinB family protein, translating into MKKSEIINMPEYFDKYINLVEDIDLFEAFDASLKQLESVNYSLLNNIGLKTYAPNKWTINEVFQHIADIERILCSGTLQFVKGNENYVISFDEQLIASHSKANNRSLEQIIKELIVVRKATIALFNTFDQYDFRKSGINWKHRISVEAMGFNMIGHQIHHINFIHSHYF; encoded by the coding sequence ATGAAAAAAAGTGAAATAATTAATATGCCCGAATACTTTGACAAGTACATAAACTTAGTTGAAGACATTGATTTATTTGAAGCATTTGACGCAAGTTTAAAACAACTAGAATCTGTCAATTACTCATTGCTAAACAACATTGGGTTAAAAACATATGCTCCTAATAAATGGACAATTAATGAAGTATTTCAGCATATTGCAGACATAGAAAGAATACTATGTTCTGGTACACTTCAATTCGTAAAAGGTAATGAAAACTATGTAATATCATTCGATGAACAACTTATAGCTAGTCATTCTAAAGCTAACAATAGGTCTTTAGAACAAATTATAAAAGAGCTAATAGTTGTTAGAAAAGCAACTATAGCTCTTTTTAATACATTTGATCAATATGATTTTAGAAAATCAGGTATTAATTGGAAACATAGAATATCTGTAGAAGCAATGGGATTCAATATGATAGGTCATCAGATTCATCATATAAACTTTATCCATTCACATTATTTTTAG
- a CDS encoding MFS transporter: MNEYKNRWGILRYLVIGAFLSPLDYFIVNMALPAIKASFHATENQLQMVIAIYGLTYAALVVCSGKLGDMYGRRTVFTTGLWIFLLSSLACAFSPMIGWLIFSRFLQGVGASLLAPQVLASIRILFDESERAKALGVFGSVFGLAAIVGQLLGGVLLNIHLWGLTWEIIFLVNVPVAAVCLYGIYANMEKEQVQQQKLDYIGVILVISALLCFITPLIYGRTYDWAWWIFALVALSLVLVTLFVKYEQYREKQSKSVLLSIALFQNKSFAYNLPIILFYNFTAGLFICYPYYLQSHLGWEVLTVGIAILPYGIGFFLGPVLFARIEKSTAFWVKLGLGLLLISFVTLGGLFSLYSEPNVMMHIMFLSAGLGHGILMPVMMKESIRSIVVEQVGQASGIVSTTIQVGSVLGGAIIGTIFFSLSGVVGYPTAFAIAISVIGLVQLISIGFYAQINKQK, translated from the coding sequence ATGAACGAATATAAGAATAGATGGGGTATACTCCGCTATTTAGTTATTGGAGCTTTTTTATCTCCATTAGATTACTTTATTGTCAATATGGCGCTACCTGCTATTAAGGCATCGTTTCACGCTACAGAAAATCAGTTACAGATGGTTATCGCTATCTACGGATTAACTTATGCTGCCTTAGTAGTGTGCAGTGGAAAATTAGGTGATATGTATGGAAGGCGTACTGTGTTTACAACAGGACTGTGGATCTTCTTATTGTCTTCGTTAGCGTGTGCTTTCTCACCAATGATTGGTTGGCTGATCTTTTCTCGTTTCTTACAGGGAGTAGGAGCTTCGTTACTTGCACCACAAGTATTAGCCTCTATCCGCATCCTCTTTGATGAGTCAGAACGAGCGAAGGCATTGGGGGTCTTTGGCTCTGTATTTGGCTTAGCGGCTATAGTAGGACAGCTATTAGGTGGAGTGCTACTAAATATACACTTGTGGGGGTTGACTTGGGAGATAATCTTCTTGGTTAACGTGCCTGTAGCAGCTGTGTGTTTATATGGTATTTATGCGAATATGGAGAAAGAACAAGTACAGCAACAAAAACTTGACTATATAGGAGTAATCCTTGTGATCAGTGCATTGCTTTGTTTTATTACGCCACTTATTTACGGTAGAACGTATGATTGGGCGTGGTGGATATTCGCACTTGTCGCTTTGAGTTTAGTCTTGGTAACTTTATTTGTCAAGTATGAACAGTATAGAGAAAAACAAAGCAAATCAGTACTCTTATCTATTGCATTGTTTCAAAACAAAAGCTTTGCTTATAACTTGCCGATTATCTTGTTTTACAACTTTACAGCAGGGCTATTTATCTGTTATCCTTATTACCTTCAGTCTCACCTTGGCTGGGAAGTGCTAACTGTAGGAATCGCTATCTTGCCTTATGGTATTGGGTTTTTCTTAGGACCTGTATTATTTGCAAGGATAGAGAAGTCAACTGCCTTTTGGGTGAAATTAGGTTTGGGGTTATTGCTAATCTCTTTTGTAACTTTAGGGGGACTATTTAGTCTGTATAGCGAACCTAATGTAATGATGCACATTATGTTTTTATCCGCAGGGTTGGGACATGGTATACTAATGCCTGTGATGATGAAAGAGAGTATACGTAGTATAGTAGTAGAGCAAGTAGGGCAGGCATCAGGTATCGTGAGTACTACTATTCAAGTAGGGAGTGTGTTAGGAGGTGCTATTATAGGGACAATATTCTTTAGTTTAAGCGGAGTAGTAGGGTACCCTACAGCATTTGCTATTGCAATATCCGTAATAGGATTAGTACAATTAATAAGCATAGGTTTTTATGCTCAAATCAATAAACAAAAATAA
- a CDS encoding AraC family transcriptional regulator has protein sequence MVRKNLFEPIVVKEIELKDEVFEVQPTAQLTLIYVHEGKGSSVYDTQEVPFKKGKLFVIPFDTKYTFKSKSCSLLLIECPPSFITQIRTEADRIETCDNINKLTFITHNYHSKAGCVFRDKADELFASTLLHSIKKEYQTNTQDYLIIRQCVSILLNLVARNLIQSDHKQVADNSTAQDVMKIITYIQQHIGDKQSLSIDALATAFGISKNYFGEYFKKQVGVSLQDYILDYKLKLVETRLKYSTMRLKEIAFELDFNDESHLSKLFKKHKLMTPSQYREKFRV, from the coding sequence ATGGTACGTAAGAATTTGTTTGAACCGATTGTTGTGAAAGAGATTGAGCTTAAAGACGAAGTTTTTGAAGTACAACCTACAGCACAGTTAACGCTTATCTATGTACACGAGGGAAAAGGATCAAGTGTGTATGATACACAGGAAGTCCCTTTTAAAAAGGGGAAGTTGTTTGTGATACCCTTTGATACCAAGTATACGTTTAAGAGCAAGTCTTGTTCCTTACTCCTAATTGAGTGTCCCCCCTCGTTTATAACACAGATCCGCACAGAAGCAGATCGTATAGAGACTTGTGACAACATCAACAAGCTTACGTTTATCACCCATAACTATCACTCAAAGGCAGGATGTGTGTTTAGAGATAAGGCTGATGAGTTATTCGCTTCTACACTGCTACATAGTATAAAAAAAGAATATCAGACTAACACACAAGATTACTTAATCATCAGACAGTGTGTCTCTATCTTACTAAATCTAGTAGCGAGAAACCTCATACAAAGTGATCACAAGCAAGTAGCGGATAACAGCACGGCACAAGATGTAATGAAGATTATTACCTATATACAACAGCATATCGGCGATAAACAATCACTCTCTATTGATGCCTTAGCTACGGCATTTGGGATTTCTAAAAACTATTTTGGAGAATACTTTAAAAAGCAAGTGGGTGTCTCTCTGCAAGATTACATCTTAGACTATAAACTAAAGTTAGTAGAGACAAGGTTAAAATACAGTACTATGCGACTGAAAGAGATAGCGTTCGAACTTGACTTTAATGATGAGAGTCACCTGTCTAAGTTGTTTAAAAAGCACAAGCTGATGACACCTTCGCAGTATAGGGAGAAGTTTAGGGTTTAA
- a CDS encoding RidA family protein, translated as MSTKIQRLNPSTLAAPVGRYSHVTVVPKGANLYTFSGQIGTDAMGNIPETFNAQVQNTFMNIIQVLASQKLHAEDVIKVNIWATKEIDWDFFYEVWDNTFGTEYPSMTVGYITALGFPEIHLEIEIWAAK; from the coding sequence ATGAGTACAAAAATACAACGACTTAACCCTAGTACATTAGCCGCTCCTGTAGGAAGATATTCTCACGTAACAGTAGTACCTAAAGGTGCTAATCTATATACATTCTCTGGTCAGATAGGCACAGATGCTATGGGTAATATCCCTGAAACTTTTAATGCGCAAGTGCAAAATACTTTTATGAATATCATCCAAGTATTAGCTAGTCAAAAGCTACATGCAGAAGATGTAATCAAAGTAAACATCTGGGCAACTAAAGAAATTGATTGGGACTTCTTCTATGAGGTATGGGATAATACATTCGGTACAGAGTATCCATCTATGACGGTAGGTTATATCACTGCATTAGGATTTCCGGAGATTCACTTAGAAATAGAAATATGGGCTGCTAAATAA
- a CDS encoding PepSY-associated TM helix domain-containing protein yields the protein MLKIHLWLGLLSGIIVLIVSLSGAVFVFNEDISAYLNKEQIFHGETDIANKKPIPIKELKDIVNAQLVNEEVPAESVTIPIDPNRSYQFGLDKVSRNGWNYFDTYLVFKSVYVNQYTGEIIAIRDLRKSPFFFTMILHRSLLLSSSVGGTIVGVSTIIFVVMLVTGIILWWPKNKNMRKQRFWFRWKKVKGWRRKNYDIHNILGFYASFLALIVAITGIMYSFRITMTWVYFLINGFSSHSPDFSHFKTVAPESMETATTIDRIAEKVKEYYPNAFSFGLDLEDHEEADHHHDNMSIWIKDREFTYSEGNLMIFDEHSGEVLFNRPHEERLLADRATSATYDLHVGAFFGMTGKILAFIMSLFCASLPVTGFIIYWGRRNKKKTTN from the coding sequence ATGCTTAAAATTCACTTATGGCTAGGACTATTGTCAGGAATAATTGTACTAATCGTATCCTTATCAGGTGCTGTATTTGTCTTCAATGAAGATATCTCAGCCTACCTTAATAAAGAGCAGATTTTTCACGGAGAAACAGATATTGCAAATAAGAAGCCCATTCCTATTAAGGAATTAAAAGATATAGTCAATGCGCAGTTAGTCAATGAAGAAGTACCTGCCGAAAGCGTTACCATTCCCATAGATCCTAACCGCTCTTACCAATTTGGGCTTGACAAAGTGAGTCGAAATGGGTGGAACTACTTCGACACTTACCTTGTCTTTAAATCAGTTTACGTTAATCAATATACAGGTGAAATAATAGCTATACGCGACCTTCGAAAGAGTCCGTTCTTCTTTACGATGATCTTACACCGCTCATTACTATTAAGTAGTTCAGTAGGAGGAACTATCGTAGGTGTATCTACTATCATATTTGTTGTTATGTTAGTAACGGGTATCATACTATGGTGGCCTAAGAATAAGAATATGCGTAAGCAACGCTTCTGGTTTAGATGGAAGAAAGTAAAAGGATGGCGTCGTAAGAACTATGATATTCATAATATACTAGGGTTCTACGCTTCCTTCTTAGCGCTGATAGTTGCTATTACAGGAATTATGTATTCATTCCGCATTACGATGACTTGGGTTTACTTTTTAATAAATGGCTTCTCATCACATTCACCTGACTTCAGTCACTTTAAGACAGTAGCTCCTGAATCAATGGAGACTGCTACTACCATAGATCGCATAGCAGAGAAAGTAAAAGAATACTACCCTAACGCCTTCTCATTTGGTCTTGATTTAGAAGATCACGAAGAAGCGGATCACCACCATGATAACATGAGTATTTGGATTAAAGATCGAGAGTTTACTTATAGTGAAGGAAACCTAATGATCTTCGATGAGCACTCAGGCGAAGTACTGTTTAATAGACCTCACGAAGAAAGATTATTAGCAGACCGTGCTACTAGTGCTACGTATGATTTACACGTAGGTGCTTTCTTTGGAATGACAGGTAAGATACTTGCCTTTATCATGAGTTTATTCTGTGCATCACTTCCTGTCACAGGTTTTATAATCTACTGGGGTAGACGAAATAAGAAAAAGACTACGAATTAA